A single genomic interval of uncultured Desulfobulbus sp. harbors:
- the recO gene encoding DNA repair protein RecO, with protein MARDRAQTTRGYVLHIAGYGEADKLVTLYSNDLGRFTAIAKGALKSKQRFVNKLEPYSLLSLFYLPPRTSSGLYFLEEAELLAANLPLRHSHQRYIVASHYTELILRFTREQDPDPELFALIAWTLESLSLSPAPLQIATFALIHLLDTLGYRPDLQSCCRCHRLVSVPHSYTLVPGNGALLCNRCQPQASPLPSLSVQTLRTLAAAQATPLDRLARLQLAPQGIAEAFHALHSYTVHLLQRDIHSWGLLRPLLSPASEKR; from the coding sequence ATGGCCCGTGACCGTGCACAAACGACCCGTGGATACGTGCTCCATATTGCCGGCTATGGGGAGGCGGACAAACTGGTTACGCTCTACAGCAATGACCTCGGCCGTTTCACCGCCATCGCCAAGGGGGCGCTGAAGAGCAAGCAACGCTTTGTCAACAAGCTCGAGCCCTATAGCCTGTTAAGCCTCTTCTACCTGCCTCCACGAACCTCCTCCGGTCTGTATTTTCTTGAGGAGGCCGAACTCCTGGCGGCCAACCTCCCCCTGCGCCACAGCCATCAGCGCTATATCGTCGCCAGCCATTACACCGAACTGATCCTCCGTTTTACCCGTGAGCAGGACCCCGATCCCGAACTGTTCGCGCTCATTGCCTGGACCCTGGAATCCCTCAGCCTGAGCCCGGCTCCCCTGCAGATTGCCACCTTTGCGCTGATTCATCTGCTCGACACCCTAGGGTACCGTCCGGATCTGCAATCCTGCTGCCGTTGCCACCGGTTGGTGAGCGTCCCCCATTCCTACACCCTCGTCCCCGGTAACGGCGCGCTTCTTTGCAACAGGTGCCAGCCGCAAGCATCCCCGCTCCCCTCCCTGTCGGTGCAGACCCTGCGCACCCTTGCCGCCGCACAGGCAACCCCGCTTGACCGCCTCGCACGTCTCCAGCTTGCTCCCCAGGGAATAGCTGAAGCCTTCCACGCGCTCCACAGCTATACGGTGCACCTGCTGCAACGCGATATTCACTCCTGGGGCCTGCTGCGCCCCCTTCTTTCACCAGCATCCGAAAAGAGGTAA
- a CDS encoding helix-turn-helix domain-containing protein: MNRSDSSPPPSAGEQLRLARLQQNHTLEEAAAHTRISLANLRAIEEGALDRLPAAAFTKGLVANYAAYLEMDTDTVATQFLAEYAKTAGRRPESLPAHQAVHNLEPKKLAEQPRVSSAAAAAVLLVCIVTSFSGFCVYYSWNPFAYLTDKLLTLTQSVADNFHPADPATSSLRTQNVLLLQAVFHADCRVQVRLDNQPPMEQTYLKGSTIQWEAQHSMHLDFMGENCAELQFNGSLLPFPPFREGKASLQFPTAVHGP, from the coding sequence ATGAACCGCTCCGATTCGTCACCCCCGCCATCGGCGGGTGAACAACTCCGCCTGGCTCGCCTCCAGCAAAACCACACCCTGGAGGAGGCTGCGGCGCACACCCGTATCTCGCTTGCCAACCTGCGGGCCATTGAGGAGGGAGCCCTTGACCGGCTTCCTGCCGCTGCCTTTACCAAAGGCCTGGTGGCTAATTATGCCGCCTATCTCGAGATGGATACCGATACCGTTGCAACCCAGTTTTTGGCCGAGTACGCAAAAACGGCAGGCAGGCGGCCCGAGTCCCTGCCCGCACATCAGGCGGTTCACAACCTGGAGCCGAAAAAATTGGCTGAACAGCCCAGGGTCTCCTCGGCGGCCGCCGCAGCTGTTCTGCTTGTTTGCATCGTGACCTCCTTCTCCGGATTTTGCGTGTATTATTCATGGAATCCGTTTGCCTACCTCACCGACAAACTCCTCACCCTGACGCAATCGGTAGCAGACAACTTTCATCCAGCCGACCCGGCCACAAGTAGCCTGCGCACCCAAAACGTTCTTCTCTTGCAGGCAGTTTTCCATGCCGACTGTCGGGTGCAGGTGCGGCTGGACAACCAGCCGCCCATGGAGCAGACCTATCTCAAGGGATCGACCATTCAGTGGGAGGCCCAACATTCGATGCATCTTGATTTTATGGGAGAAAATTGCGCGGAACTTCAGTTCAATGGCAGCCTTCTTCCCTTCCCTCCATTCCGCGAAGGCAAAGCCTCCCTGCAATTCCCCACTGCCGTCCATGGCCCGTGA